The following proteins come from a genomic window of Miscanthus floridulus cultivar M001 chromosome 2, ASM1932011v1, whole genome shotgun sequence:
- the LOC136540533 gene encoding scarecrow-like protein 3 — MQVVSALAGFLSAARAVSPKVVCVMEQDAGDNVADLAARFEEALHHYAAVFEALDDAAAGEAHRAREEERAAVDRVLLWEHDEVKDVLARDGSERRERHERLHQWAACMAGARFAGVPLSYVAKMEVDAALRRCGLRGYETRGVEGGCLLLCRHG; from the exons atGCAGGTCGTCTCCGCGTTGGCAGGCTTCCTCTCCGCGGCGCGCGCGGTGTCGCCTAAGGTGGTGTGCGTGATGGAGCAGGACGCCGGCGACAACGTGGCCGACCTCGCGGCGCGGTTCGAGGAGGCGCTGCACCACTACGCGGCGGTGTTCGAGGCCCTGGACGACGCGGCGGCCGGCGAGGCGCACCGGGCGCGCGAGGAGGAGCGGGCGGCGGTGGATCGCGTACTGCTCTGGGAACATGAC GAGGTGAAGGACGTGCTGGCGCGGGACGGGTCCGAGCGGCGGGAGCGGCACGAGCGGCTCCACCAGTGGGCCGCGTGCATGGCGGGCGCCAGGTTCGCCGGCGTGCCGCTCAGCTACGTGGCCAAGATGGAGGTGGACGCGGCGCTGCGGAGGTGTGGGCTGAGGGGATACGAAACCAGAGGAGTGGAAGGCGGCTGCCTCCTCCTGTGCCGCCATGGATGA